One Methanolobus sp. WCC4 DNA segment encodes these proteins:
- a CDS encoding ABC transporter permease, which yields MKKRTYLKLATNILIHSKIRSWLTIIGIVIGVGSVVTIMALSDSMEADMEERLADLDLTLITVTPGYTQATSGFRGGPGGFGGDTSSSDAELTDKDVMAIKLVENIDHIYGQISGSNLDVYFMGETAGLSVTGVDPQVWQYTVTYEVESGRLLEPADNNVVVIGYRIAHEMYDQEIGLNRILAIEGRSYRVIGILAEGESDRAIIMPIDSAVDIIDDAEKDVFDSIIVKADDVGNVETVVEDIEEKLMISRHVMNDDDRDFSVSDSLSMAESFSEMMSSFTIFLGAIAGVSLVVGSVGIANTMFTSVLERTKEIGTMKAIGAKNSDILMIFLFNSALVGFVGGVLGILLSLVLTSFFPYLGLPMARSSTGMTVAPDLMLLGIGIAMFIGVISGLIPAYNASKMKPVDALRYE from the coding sequence ATGAAGAAAAGGACCTATCTTAAACTTGCTACAAATATCCTGATCCACAGTAAGATCAGAAGCTGGCTCACTATCATAGGCATTGTCATTGGTGTTGGATCAGTGGTCACTATCATGGCACTAAGTGACAGCATGGAAGCGGACATGGAAGAAAGGTTAGCTGATCTGGATCTTACCCTTATTACAGTGACCCCTGGCTATACACAGGCAACTTCAGGCTTTAGAGGAGGTCCGGGTGGTTTTGGTGGTGATACCTCGTCCTCTGATGCAGAACTGACAGACAAGGATGTAATGGCAATAAAACTTGTAGAGAATATCGATCACATCTATGGCCAGATATCAGGAAGTAATCTGGATGTCTACTTTATGGGTGAGACTGCAGGACTTTCTGTGACAGGAGTAGACCCGCAGGTGTGGCAGTATACTGTGACCTATGAGGTGGAATCCGGCAGATTGCTTGAACCAGCTGACAATAATGTTGTAGTTATTGGTTACAGGATAGCTCATGAGATGTATGATCAGGAGATAGGCCTTAACCGCATACTTGCCATCGAAGGCAGATCCTATCGGGTTATAGGCATACTGGCAGAAGGTGAAAGCGACCGTGCTATTATCATGCCCATCGATTCTGCAGTGGATATAATAGATGATGCAGAAAAAGATGTATTTGACAGTATAATCGTAAAAGCAGATGATGTCGGAAACGTTGAAACGGTCGTAGAGGACATCGAAGAGAAGCTCATGATCTCAAGGCATGTCATGAATGATGATGACCGTGATTTCAGTGTTTCGGATTCATTGTCCATGGCAGAGTCTTTCAGTGAGATGATGTCGTCATTCACAATATTCCTGGGAGCAATAGCAGGTGTTTCACTTGTTGTCGGTTCTGTAGGTATCGCAAATACAATGTTCACATCAGTATTGGAAAGGACCAAGGAGATAGGTACTATGAAGGCGATCGGGGCCAAAAACAGTGATATTCTCATGATCTTCCTTTTCAACTCCGCACTGGTTGGTTTTGTTGGAGGAGTGCTCGGCATATTGCTAAGTCTGGTTCTGACATCTTTCTTCCCATATCTTGGACTTCCAATGGCACGTTCATCCACTGGTATGACAGTTGCTCCTGACCTGATGCTTCTGGGGATTGGCATAGCAATGTTCATAGGGGTGATCTCAGGCCTGATACCGGCGTACAATGCATCAAAAATGAAGCCTGTAGATGCACTGAGGTATGAGTGA
- a CDS encoding DUF2111 domain-containing protein, with protein sequence MKCDEELNGSFCLKICSDSTAEDLEPIAIAVHTLLGIPTTIRSLNCKGIRMERGMIIDRDYTGPVLEEVMRTNISIRTVPKEGVYKGKSVVVAPIRTTNDEVVGAIGVVDLVAALDILVMFREYPGVIDEVEESRKRMK encoded by the coding sequence ATGAAGTGTGATGAAGAACTCAATGGTAGTTTCTGTTTGAAGATTTGCTCCGACTCCACGGCTGAAGACCTGGAGCCCATAGCAATTGCCGTACACACCCTGCTAGGAATACCGACAACCATTCGCAGTCTCAATTGTAAGGGTATCCGTATGGAAAGGGGCATGATCATTGACAGGGACTACACAGGCCCGGTCCTTGAGGAGGTCATGAGAACGAACATAAGTATCAGGACAGTGCCAAAAGAAGGTGTTTACAAGGGTAAGTCAGTTGTGGTGGCTCCTATAAGGACGACCAACGATGAAGTTGTTGGTGCGATAGGCGTTGTTGACCTTGTTGCAGCACTTGATATCCTGGTTATGTTCAGGGAATATCCCGGTGTTATTGATGAAGTGGAAGAGTCACGAAAAAGGATGAAGTGA
- a CDS encoding DUF2023 family protein — translation MTYYKNTGAIQLKEMNEEILGSYFRGNMQVLRHHIYEYQKGLRDLILHTSIAPMEGDIIDLLEKKNVSYLIRKASDKKINVFFGDKKCINVLRNIGDKSLSDYTDEEDFILGIMLGYDRVQQCDRYLRRKKRNSMAELFL, via the coding sequence ATGACCTATTACAAAAATACAGGCGCTATTCAATTGAAAGAGATGAATGAGGAGATACTGGGTTCTTACTTCCGTGGCAACATGCAGGTTCTGAGACATCACATATATGAGTACCAGAAAGGTCTGAGGGACCTTATACTACATACTTCCATTGCCCCTATGGAAGGTGATATCATTGATCTTCTCGAGAAAAAGAATGTGAGCTATCTCATCAGGAAGGCTTCGGATAAGAAGATAAATGTGTTCTTCGGAGACAAAAAATGCATCAATGTTCTCAGAAATATCGGTGACAAGAGTCTTTCTGATTACACGGATGAAGAGGATTTCATACTTGGTATAATGCTGGGATACGACCGTGTACAGCAGTGTGACCGTTATCTCAGAAGAAAGAAAAGGAATTCAATGGCGGAGTTGTTCCTGTGA
- a CDS encoding TetR/AcrR family transcriptional regulator, with the protein MKKQVEDKKAALLEAALKLFTERGFHGTSTAQISKEAGVATGTLFNYFPTKEDLINGLYFEVKGDLSRKMGKDVQTQNTFKEKLRKMWYNLVEWGLDNQEEFLFVGQFCSSPYITSHTREVVMEEYVFFHDLVAEGLANGELGDYPPEMITSMFYQSSRTIVDYILYSEPKDRNKAIEDGFKVVWEGLARK; encoded by the coding sequence ATGAAAAAACAGGTTGAAGATAAGAAAGCAGCCCTATTAGAGGCTGCCCTGAAGCTCTTTACTGAAAGGGGCTTCCATGGTACATCCACAGCCCAGATATCAAAAGAAGCAGGTGTAGCCACAGGCACTTTATTCAATTATTTCCCTACTAAAGAGGATCTCATCAATGGTCTGTATTTTGAGGTAAAGGGTGACCTGAGCCGAAAAATGGGAAAAGATGTCCAGACACAGAATACCTTTAAGGAAAAATTGAGGAAAATGTGGTATAATCTGGTCGAATGGGGACTGGATAACCAGGAAGAATTCCTTTTTGTAGGACAGTTCTGTTCTTCTCCTTACATAACAAGCCATACCCGTGAAGTAGTTATGGAAGAGTATGTTTTCTTCCATGATCTTGTGGCGGAAGGATTAGCAAATGGTGAGCTTGGAGATTACCCTCCAGAAATGATAACTTCAATGTTCTATCAGTCAAGCAGGACAATAGTTGACTACATTCTTTATTCTGAACCAAAGGACAGGAATAAAGCTATAGAAGATGGATTTAAGGTTGTCTGGGAGGGGCTTGCCAGAAAATAA